In Helianthus annuus cultivar XRQ/B chromosome 3, HanXRQr2.0-SUNRISE, whole genome shotgun sequence, a single window of DNA contains:
- the LOC110931592 gene encoding uncharacterized protein LOC110931592: protein MASSGSGVSNASDPMAFTSDDEMATDSGVYTSDTTSTDEDDFQPFALPIFGDDAPLADGPPGEDLPLVPIPAPLPFAAVPFEEQPLDALPDGDIDLLIEGPSEGDQDGGAPVEDGVPLVDTPVVDPIVPMVELPDMEVHSDSSASGSF from the coding sequence atggcatcATCTGGTAGTGGAGTATCCAACGCGAGTGACCCGATGGCCTTCACCTCTGATGACGAGATGGCCACCGACTCGGGAGTTTACACCTCAGACACCACGAGCACCGATGAAGACGATTTTCAGCCATTTGCCCTACCGATATTCGGAGACGACGCACCCCTAGCTGACGGCCCACCAGGAGAGGACCTACCCCTTGTTCCAATCCCTGCCCCTCTCCCCTTCGCTGCAGTTCCCTTTGAGGAACAACCTCTCGACGCGTTACCCGATGGTGACATCGACCTACTCATCGAGGGTCCCTCGGAGGGAGACCAGGATGGTGGGGCCCCGGTAGAGGACGGTGTTCCGCTTGTTGATACCCCAGTTGTTGATCCCATTGTTCCCATGGTTGAACTTCCTGATATGGAGGTTCATTCTGATTCGTCCGCCTCAGGTTCTTTTTAG